The following is a genomic window from Bombus vancouverensis nearcticus unplaced genomic scaffold, iyBomVanc1_principal scaffold0037, whole genome shotgun sequence.
cttgtttcaaaccatgataataacctacaaaagaaataacatagtccattgaaaatttaatatacaataaaatacttatatgaaataattacctgtgtaatataccatataaccactaatataccatgacatcaacatacttgaaagtgcgtctgtatcattatctggtaatctagtacattttattaaaatttcgtattttttttccaaataaaatgttaaacttattccaaattacttattaatattagaagtattcagcattccattagaatttttaaattgtacttacttggccattaattgtggtggtaaaggaggtgcaggtggcattatatcagtcatcgaattgaaagatggtcccggtatgaagtgatgtttatacgcatttgcttcttcagagtcacaatccattttttctacattatattttttcgaatttacatttgtagaaaaattagtctcacaagtctcatcgttctcttcattgaatttctcttccaaagctttctttcgttgtgctatttgactttgcaaaccttctgattctaaaagagaactcaactcgactttctctgtattaccatagcctaaacacagagtaaaaaaaatttttgtcatttaatagaattactgaatgccattcagttactgtccttacaggcaatgtattagaatttcccgtgcataaatgtatatgtataaatgtttgccttgatatatgtagtaataatcactcgtctaatgaggagaattatattccaagcagctaataatgaacaataagtaacatgcatgtttatggttcatgaccctatatcccacgggtctccccatagacattgacaggtactcctgcccagttaaggacctgctgaatgacactgtgatagactatgcgaaagcctttacttcatatatatatatgtatttttagtacatttcttaattgacataaccatcatgctaaaggtattacctacaaattttacaacacacgtgccattgttttcgtaaatttttgatattatagcttcataaatttctccatcctctgagtatattgcacgataaggtgctcctatgatccatttctatagagaaaagatgtgtatacaaataaatataagtaaatagcaaaataaaataatttgcttcttaatcaatatatttaataatattctgtatcaaatttgtaatattctatcaaaatcacaaccttgtgtaatttacttgcgtgtttaggctgcttaagattttgtaggttttctttcggttgagaatttccaacatccattcccattcgcttgataacttcttcttttgctaaatttattgctttatcatatgcttctattaatgcaccatcatcccaaacattatcattggctgtgtctgtatccttttgagatagcaaattatacgttattaatattgatacaagtattttattatcaaactattgcaaattatcatatatgtcatttttcaaaaattgactaaaaggtagtggatactgttaattactattatgctaaaatcttgtactaaaataatgttaaaaccattacgtttccattaccatacatacgtttccatttcctcgtataaaaagaacattcatatcatctgccattttaaaataacatcatttaaatattgaatttgcttctgaaatattaatttgtctcatttctttaactctaacacattgtaaacaatgatgacattataccaactataatactaaaaatctattccccattcattcgaaagattattttttgaagcaaggttaacattgaatgttcccaaacttcaataactgtattttactttctttacaatatctaacaatatattagaatactataaaaaaatattgtatgcacaagaaactgtttatagcgaaatagcaaaagaattaatcacatattataactaaaacgagattgttaagtagattatattatactgcatatgcgttagtgtttcagctggtaaatatagtttttatatctgaagataaataagatttaattctataaaattgcataatgaattatacatctatctattactattcgtatttccccttagttgtatgttgtcaatagcatcaatcacgaacatataaataaatatagaagaaaccgttcggaaatggaaagggaaaaatgaacatggaagacaagaaagttttcttcaggtttagcgtatgcgtgatacgctttgaatgtctcagataaagataaagatactctgctcatttctatttgttccgcagaacgagaaatttgttgtctttcatattggtttttaccattcaatttttgggcagttttccctagcgagtgtcggtccctgtttgataaaaccagaccgtaatttatacagatatgtattatagatatatatttgtaaaactgaaatcagatgaaataaatgttgcctgaggttttaaacgtttaataaaaacaatatttcatttggcaaaaaatgtaagatatgtaaaattacacattgatcattttgctggtcttgtatcataaaacgtgtggcccgaagagcatgtcacgaccggcatacttcaaatccgacggactgacgatagagataaagatgtggcggcactcggcgacaatgtatatcgctgaaccatcatgaatgaaccatcaacatcccaacggtccttccaccgaaggttctagaagaaagagcacgtggcaacgatcgcggacgcctagcaaatgcatggacggtggggatgttgagggatgacaaaagaaagtaatcggatccgatcgaaagtaaaatcataagagtcagtcttagaaagtcacgcctggAGTTCGGacgtagattgtaaagtgtattgatgttagaaaaaaaataaagttttctttttttatttttttacctcaaattccttttttattttgttattttacgtgacaacacCATCGGcacctggatgaaccttgataactcggcccagaggccaatgcatggagggaacgttgtcctctctgaggatgacgattgtgcccttttggatgctgtgtccacccttgctccatttattgcggttggttagctcgttcaaatactccttatgccagcggttccaaaaatgttgtttaagctgttggatatgctgccatttggagagtcggttcgatggaatgtccctgaaatctcgatcacgtaagcacattaatgaatcgccaatgaggaaatgtccgggagtgagggctaggagatcatttgaatcggtggagataggagttagcgggcgggaattgaggactgcttctatttctatgataagagtattacggtgttaagctcatatgtttctgtttctccactcgcgctgcgccataatatcctttgatatttccgatcctctggtcgtacgaggaattgccgatacattttctcgatgtcgccagtgagtacgtactgatgagcgcggaatctgtggcggatcggtatcaacaggacgccgaaaggtcgaggcatcaacgcggcgcaacacctcccgggcgatccgcgggtaccaaccgccaacactagagggctacgacgacaacgagtctgtctgtctaactcgctagcggtcgaatatacgagcgattgatataaataccgcacctagcgagactccctctacgtctaaggcagggactatcgggcatagccttactgacgagtccaccggtagtcccgggacgaaacgcacaactctccctctcttttcatccgtcataaatctaattaatatacaaaataaattgtgaattgagtcgaggatataggatttccccattttcatgattatcgtgatttttgtataaatatattttttaagatactaataattaggtacttataaattagtattatcaattattttgcatttataattccgcctctagtataagtgttaattgaaaactaactttatgtttcaaaaagtactagcaaagtcgttgagtaacaagccactgatgctaacacaaatagcattgtcgtaattaaatatttctaaatattcatttttcactttgaacctgtagaaacaatttattatatatactattagctaagtaattgcatatttaattaagtcgaaatataaaacttagttattttgataatttagaaaataaaaaactgacaaacatttcaatttaatttatgattggaacaaaagacagttatttttcattaattgaaatattgcaatgcagagtactttccaaaatacgctgagagtattcctgatggtgaaacgagcgttgcttcatcgaacgcaactaaagaaaacaacatctatgtagttggtggtacgatgcctgaaatagagggcgataaattgtacaatacctgtactatttggggtcccgatggaactttgatagcaaaacaccgaaaggtaagtaatatattcctttatggctttgaatttgaaaatattggggtgaagaaagtgactctatctaggaataatttaggaatatacatatgtacatacgtatactataacca
Proteins encoded in this region:
- the LOC143304477 gene encoding survival motor neuron protein-like isoform X1, which produces MADDMNVLFIRGNGNVCMDTDTANDNVWDDGALIEAYDKAINLAKEEVIKRMGMDVGNSQPKENLQNLKQPKHASKLHKKWIIGAPYRAIYSEDGEIYEAIISKIYENNGTCVVKFVGYGNTEKVELSSLLESEGLQSQIAQRKKALEEKFNEENDETCETNFSTNVNSKKYNVEKMDCDSEEANAYKHHFIPGPSFNSMTDIMPPAPPLPPQLMAKLPDNDTDALSSMLMSWYISGYMVYYTGYYHGLKQARNNQENRKNC
- the LOC143304477 gene encoding survival motor neuron protein-like isoform X2, translated to MADDMNVLFIRGNGNDTDTANDNVWDDGALIEAYDKAINLAKEEVIKRMGMDVGNSQPKENLQNLKQPKHASKLHKKWIIGAPYRAIYSEDGEIYEAIISKIYENNGTCVVKFVGYGNTEKVELSSLLESEGLQSQIAQRKKALEEKFNEENDETCETNFSTNVNSKKYNVEKMDCDSEEANAYKHHFIPGPSFNSMTDIMPPAPPLPPQLMAKLPDNDTDALSSMLMSWYISGYMVYYTGYYHGLKQARNNQENRKNC